In Bythopirellula goksoeyrii, a single window of DNA contains:
- a CDS encoding CsgG/HfaB family protein — MSLQKTNPLISFALYFLMQPLAGLAQEDAVVAEQPGAAEEFQLVEYPIAIFPFRERGEEVEQMGGQVADLMFARLVVDPSLFLVDREDLDKTLGEAELNLSGIVNPQEAITIGQLTGAKLIVTGSVFQIENTVYLVAKIIGTETSRVIGASVKGVAGDGLDGLANRLGTEVVRSIKKSSDSLVAKPVEKEDRIAALSKKLGDARRPTVMISVEERHVGRTTIDPAAEAELTLFCKETGFTVIDADQGSSQQAEYLIQGEGMSEFATRHGNLVSVKARLEVKVVDRATGEVVAMDRQTRVAVDLVEQIAGKQALQEAAADIAERLLPKLVQPPSK; from the coding sequence ATGTCCCTGCAGAAAACTAACCCCCTGATTTCGTTCGCATTGTACTTCCTCATGCAACCGCTCGCCGGCTTAGCGCAAGAAGACGCTGTTGTTGCAGAGCAGCCAGGGGCGGCAGAGGAATTCCAACTGGTAGAATACCCCATTGCGATTTTCCCGTTCCGCGAACGAGGCGAAGAAGTTGAGCAAATGGGCGGTCAGGTCGCTGACTTGATGTTTGCCCGGCTGGTGGTCGATCCCTCGTTGTTTCTCGTCGACCGCGAGGATCTCGACAAAACACTGGGTGAAGCGGAACTCAACCTGAGCGGGATCGTTAATCCGCAGGAGGCAATTACCATCGGCCAACTCACGGGCGCTAAACTCATCGTCACCGGCTCGGTTTTTCAAATCGAAAACACCGTCTATCTTGTGGCTAAAATCATTGGCACGGAAACGAGTCGAGTGATTGGTGCTTCGGTCAAAGGAGTTGCAGGAGACGGCCTGGATGGCTTGGCGAATCGGTTGGGAACTGAGGTCGTGCGTTCGATCAAGAAAAGCTCTGATTCACTTGTCGCAAAGCCGGTGGAAAAAGAGGATCGAATCGCTGCCTTGAGCAAGAAACTGGGCGACGCCCGGCGGCCAACCGTGATGATTTCGGTCGAGGAGCGCCATGTGGGCCGTACGACGATTGATCCTGCCGCCGAGGCTGAGTTAACCTTGTTCTGTAAGGAAACCGGTTTCACCGTCATCGACGCCGATCAGGGCAGTTCCCAACAAGCCGAGTACCTAATCCAAGGCGAGGGAATGAGCGAGTTCGCCACCCGCCACGGCAATCTGGTCTCGGTCAAAGCCCGGCTCGAAGTGAAAGTGGTTGATCGAGCGACGGGTGAAGTTGTAGCTATGGACCGGCAAACCCGAGTGGCAGTTGATTTGGTCGAACAAATTGCCGGCAAACAAGCTTTGCAAGAAGCAGCGGCAGACATCGCGGAGCGATTGTTGCCGAAATTGGTTCAACCCCCGTCCAAGTAG
- a CDS encoding RNA polymerase sigma factor — protein MLKSLDYHNVVPPPELPTRQYRLLAATDEQLIAKFQASGQPADLDELVARHLERVRNLAYRVVLCNATADDVTQDVFIKVIRSAHTYRGQASVATWIYRITLNSAKEYLRKKTQAEKHLQRNSTPSEVGSDQPVYSAMQKEMVGEIHQALSKLSVKLRSAIVLTSMEHLPPKEAAAIAGCSTATMHWRVHQARKQLKQLLNQHFKP, from the coding sequence ATGCTTAAGTCCCTAGATTATCATAACGTTGTTCCACCTCCTGAGTTACCGACAAGGCAATACAGACTTTTGGCCGCTACCGACGAACAACTCATTGCCAAATTTCAAGCTTCGGGTCAGCCAGCAGATCTGGATGAACTAGTCGCGCGGCATTTGGAACGGGTTCGTAACTTGGCGTACCGAGTAGTTCTTTGCAATGCGACAGCAGATGATGTAACCCAAGATGTATTCATAAAGGTTATCCGAAGTGCCCATACCTATCGGGGGCAGGCAAGTGTTGCCACTTGGATATATCGAATCACGCTCAATTCGGCTAAAGAGTATCTGAGAAAAAAAACACAGGCAGAGAAGCATTTACAAAGGAATTCGACTCCGAGCGAAGTCGGGAGTGATCAACCCGTCTACTCCGCAATGCAGAAAGAAATGGTTGGTGAGATTCACCAGGCCCTGTCCAAGCTATCCGTCAAATTGCGCTCAGCCATAGTACTCACGTCGATGGAGCATCTCCCACCCAAGGAAGCCGCGGCAATTGCCGGATGTTCGACGGCCACTATGCATTGGAGAGTTCACCAAGCCCGCAAACAACTGAAACAACTCCTTAACCAACATTTCAAGCCATGA
- a CDS encoding carbon storage regulator has translation MLVLSRKLGERIHIGDDVFVEVRRVAGNRVTLAVCAPQNVRILRGELFDAAESFNVLDEPETAQSETDTVIMQANPSPEIDKPQTVS, from the coding sequence ATGCTCGTATTAAGCAGAAAACTTGGAGAACGTATTCACATTGGCGACGATGTCTTTGTCGAAGTCCGTCGAGTAGCCGGAAATCGAGTTACTCTGGCCGTTTGTGCTCCCCAGAATGTTCGCATTCTGCGTGGCGAGCTTTTTGATGCCGCAGAGTCGTTCAACGTACTCGATGAGCCAGAAACAGCCCAGTCAGAAACAGATACGGTGATCATGCAGGCCAATCCATCACCTGAGATAGATAAACCGCAGACCGTATCATAG
- a CDS encoding M24 family metallopeptidase has protein sequence MSDDPYEVDVEACRSRQQRLLAEMVEHGLEWVLLTRGESVQWLTGAYVGPLFAPAAAMNAEGRVTLVLPSRKTSLTVAADEVLPYEEKWHSTLRDEQRAASSAVLMSALPLKLRRVGGEWSQMGPDLLADCEGKVTNIEPVVFRLRRQKDNDELCMLRRANDANQVMYALAREIVRPGVNELEVYNALHAAAVQELGEALTYFGQDFRSNARGGLPRDRRIEAGDLYILDLGVGFRGYYSDNARTIAVGGEPSEKQVLAWERVTEVFPLVESTVRPGVSCKQLFQEVQDLLDRSLPWVFNHHLGHGVGLAPHEGPHLNPNWDDTFLEGEFFTAEPGLYHEELCAGVRLEENYVVTASGCEKLTDYPLGL, from the coding sequence ATGAGTGACGATCCGTATGAAGTCGATGTGGAGGCATGCAGGTCTCGACAGCAGCGATTATTGGCTGAAATGGTTGAGCATGGGCTCGAATGGGTGCTGCTGACGCGAGGTGAATCCGTGCAATGGCTGACCGGGGCGTATGTGGGGCCCTTGTTTGCACCAGCTGCAGCAATGAATGCCGAGGGACGAGTGACGCTCGTGCTTCCTTCGCGAAAGACTTCGCTGACTGTTGCGGCGGACGAGGTGCTACCCTATGAGGAAAAATGGCATTCGACGCTCCGTGATGAGCAACGCGCCGCCAGTAGTGCGGTACTTATGAGTGCATTGCCGCTGAAACTTCGACGAGTTGGCGGGGAGTGGTCACAGATGGGACCTGACCTGCTAGCAGATTGCGAGGGGAAGGTCACGAACATTGAGCCAGTCGTCTTTCGCCTGCGCCGTCAAAAAGACAACGACGAACTTTGCATGCTGCGACGGGCCAATGATGCCAATCAAGTAATGTACGCGCTGGCACGGGAAATCGTGCGTCCTGGGGTGAACGAACTTGAGGTCTATAATGCTCTCCACGCCGCAGCCGTGCAGGAGTTGGGCGAGGCGTTGACATACTTCGGACAAGACTTCCGCAGCAATGCACGAGGGGGCCTCCCGCGAGATCGAAGGATTGAAGCGGGCGACTTGTATATTCTCGACCTGGGTGTCGGCTTTCGTGGCTACTATAGTGACAACGCGCGCACCATTGCCGTGGGTGGCGAACCAAGCGAAAAGCAGGTGCTAGCATGGGAACGGGTGACCGAGGTATTTCCCCTAGTCGAATCGACTGTGCGCCCGGGAGTGAGTTGCAAGCAACTCTTTCAAGAAGTTCAAGATTTATTGGACCGGAGTTTGCCCTGGGTATTCAATCATCACTTGGGACATGGAGTAGGGCTAGCACCGCATGAAGGGCCCCATCTAAATCCGAATTGGGACGACACCTTTCTCGAAGGAGAGTTCTTCACAGCTGAGCCGGGGCTTTATCACGAAGAGTTGTGTGCTGGCGTTCGGCTGGAGGAGAATTATGTGGTCACTGCTTCCGGGTGTGAAAAACTGACGGACTATCCTCTGGGGTTGTAA
- a CDS encoding tyrosine-protein phosphatase, protein MYGSFADIHCHLLPGIDDGASDLESSIAMAQMAVADGVHTIVVTPHQLGNFSRNQGDDIRQETILLQRVFAERRIPLEILPGADVRIEDGMIEKLLSGEVLSLGDHRRHVLLELPHELYFPLEKVLQSLEREGMTGILSHPERNQGILRDPSLLEPLVDQGCLMQVTAGSLMGTFGSRSQELAEWMLEHGLVHFVATDAHGVKARRPLMSRAYDRIVELVGEAVAGDLCTINPELVACGKPIEGGVRATPRRGWSGFFSAKKVG, encoded by the coding sequence ATGTACGGCTCTTTTGCGGATATTCATTGTCACCTGCTTCCTGGAATCGACGACGGCGCATCCGACTTGGAATCATCCATTGCGATGGCCCAGATGGCAGTTGCGGATGGTGTTCATACCATCGTAGTGACTCCGCATCAACTGGGTAATTTTTCGCGAAACCAAGGGGACGACATTCGGCAGGAAACCATTCTTCTGCAAAGAGTGTTTGCAGAACGCCGCATCCCTCTGGAGATATTGCCTGGCGCCGATGTGCGAATTGAAGATGGGATGATCGAAAAACTCCTCAGCGGCGAGGTGCTTTCCCTGGGAGATCATCGGAGGCATGTGCTTTTAGAACTGCCCCACGAGTTGTATTTTCCCCTAGAAAAGGTTCTGCAATCGCTTGAGCGGGAAGGGATGACAGGGATCCTGTCACACCCCGAGCGAAATCAGGGAATTCTGCGCGATCCGAGTTTGCTCGAACCACTCGTCGATCAGGGATGTTTGATGCAGGTCACGGCTGGGAGTTTGATGGGGACGTTTGGTTCCCGTAGCCAGGAACTAGCCGAATGGATGCTGGAACATGGATTAGTACATTTCGTGGCAACGGATGCCCACGGCGTCAAAGCACGACGGCCCTTGATGAGTCGCGCCTATGACCGCATCGTCGAACTTGTTGGTGAAGCCGTTGCGGGAGATCTATGCACGATCAATCCCGAACTGGTTGCCTGTGGCAAACCCATTGAAGGTGGCGTGAGGGCAACACCTCGGCGTGGATGGTCAGGATTCTTCTCCGCAAAAAAGGTTGGTTGA
- a CDS encoding carboxypeptidase-like regulatory domain-containing protein: MKTETKRVLAAALWTLSVVASPSVQADVTAVRTLDISLQNGGVLSGQVADASGNARSGVPVAVVAGGKEVGRTITGDQGEFQIEGLTGGVVTVDAAGTQGNCRLWAPGTAPPAAQQGLLVVSQDPVALGQNCGSRVGCGSAVCGGGHGGGLLGLMLDHPLVTAGVIGAAIAIPLALDDDDSPATP, from the coding sequence ATGAAAACCGAAACGAAGAGAGTATTGGCGGCTGCGCTGTGGACCTTAAGTGTCGTGGCATCACCTAGTGTACAGGCTGATGTGACAGCAGTTCGTACACTCGATATATCGCTGCAAAATGGTGGCGTTCTGTCAGGGCAAGTGGCAGATGCCTCGGGTAATGCTCGATCGGGTGTCCCCGTTGCCGTCGTTGCAGGCGGCAAGGAGGTCGGTCGCACCATAACTGGCGATCAAGGCGAGTTTCAAATTGAAGGCCTCACTGGTGGCGTGGTAACTGTTGACGCTGCAGGCACTCAGGGCAACTGTCGGCTGTGGGCTCCCGGCACGGCGCCTCCAGCAGCCCAGCAGGGATTGTTGGTGGTATCTCAAGATCCGGTTGCTCTTGGGCAGAACTGTGGCTCGCGAGTGGGTTGTGGAAGCGCAGTCTGTGGAGGAGGTCACGGCGGTGGTTTGCTGGGCTTGATGCTCGACCATCCCTTGGTGACAGCAGGCGTTATTGGGGCAGCAATCGCCATCCCGCTAGCACTCGACGACGATGATTCCCCTGCTACTCCGTAA
- a CDS encoding carboxypeptidase-like regulatory domain-containing protein: MASIALVAQPQLLIAAESATNVPNSNTHPVAVAPADVALADGGVVTGQVVDTAGQPQANVPVTLHTGDKDIARVRTDKQGNFRVASLKGGVYHVATNGNEGVYRFWSPRTAPPGSQTGLNLVSGRNVYRGQVGGGFFTSMGQWVAEHPIITGAGIAAAIAVPLALDDDDDPPASP; encoded by the coding sequence GTGGCGAGCATCGCGCTGGTGGCTCAACCGCAACTCCTCATTGCCGCCGAATCGGCAACCAACGTACCGAATTCCAATACACATCCAGTGGCCGTGGCTCCTGCCGATGTGGCCTTGGCTGACGGTGGTGTCGTGACTGGTCAGGTCGTCGATACTGCCGGTCAACCTCAGGCCAATGTGCCTGTCACACTGCATACCGGGGACAAAGATATTGCCCGGGTCCGCACCGATAAACAGGGCAACTTCCGCGTTGCCAGTCTTAAAGGTGGTGTCTATCACGTCGCAACCAACGGCAATGAAGGGGTTTATCGCTTCTGGTCGCCACGTACTGCCCCTCCAGGATCGCAAACGGGATTGAACCTGGTGTCGGGACGAAACGTCTATCGCGGCCAGGTCGGTGGAGGTTTCTTCACCTCGATGGGCCAGTGGGTCGCGGAGCATCCGATTATCACTGGTGCCGGAATCGCCGCAGCAATCGCGGTTCCTCTCGCACTGGATGACGATGACGATCCGCCAGCGAGCCCTTGA
- a CDS encoding YrhK family protein — protein MKRFIRRFFDRYRWFFVAEGVFGNFLFFLGSVLFLWPGTTHFGVWLFIAGSGLMFVSSCASALEEYTH, from the coding sequence ATGAAGCGATTCATCCGTCGATTTTTTGATCGGTACCGTTGGTTTTTCGTTGCCGAGGGGGTCTTCGGCAATTTTCTGTTTTTTCTAGGAAGCGTGCTTTTCTTATGGCCTGGCACGACACACTTTGGCGTGTGGTTATTTATTGCCGGGTCGGGTTTAATGTTCGTAAGCAGTTGTGCGTCGGCACTTGAGGAATATACCCACTGA
- a CDS encoding transposase, protein MDSTGLQCGTASAYFVRRRKKIGSPWKTVVYHHYPKLGVVCDTSDHFILAFRADRGPRPDVDEFRPLVSDALTPVRVSLMSADAGYDSEPNHRFAREEHCIRTIIPPKHGRPTDKPATGHYLRLMQTRFDREAYRNRVQVETVMSMIKRRQGSHVRGRSYWSQCRDLRLMALTHNIMILLPRWVFYRAGRESFQIKGSRRLSFP, encoded by the coding sequence ATCGACTCCACCGGCCTGCAGTGCGGTACAGCGAGTGCGTACTTCGTACGACGTCGGAAAAAGATCGGATCCCCTTGGAAAACCGTGGTCTACCATCACTATCCCAAGCTGGGCGTGGTCTGCGACACAAGCGATCACTTCATTCTTGCCTTTCGTGCTGACCGCGGTCCCCGGCCCGATGTGGATGAATTCCGTCCCCTCGTCTCTGATGCTCTGACACCTGTGCGGGTGTCACTGATGTCGGCCGACGCGGGGTACGATTCGGAACCCAATCACCGCTTTGCTCGTGAAGAGCACTGCATTCGAACGATCATTCCTCCAAAGCATGGTCGCCCGACCGATAAGCCCGCAACGGGACACTACCTGCGGTTGATGCAAACCCGTTTTGACCGAGAGGCCTACCGCAACCGGGTGCAGGTCGAAACCGTAATGTCGATGATTAAGCGGCGGCAGGGGTCCCACGTAAGAGGCCGCAGCTACTGGAGCCAGTGCCGAGACCTCCGCTTGATGGCGCTGACCCACAACATCATGATTCTGTTACCAAGGTGGGTTTTCTACAGAGCCGGTCGCGAGTCATTTCAGATCAAAGGCTCCCGACGCTTATCTTTTCCTTAA